GGTGTCGGCCACCGTGAGCACGACGTAGTCGCCAGGCTTGCCCCAGCCATGAGCGCGGCGGAACTCCTCGTCCAGCACCTCGCGGCCGACGGCCAGGCGCAGCGTGCCGCCGCCCGGCATGGCGTCGCGGGAGTTCGTGACGAGGTTCATCAGCATCTGCTCGACGGCCCCCGAGTCGGCGTGGACGACGGAGTCCGGCGTCCCGACCTGCACGGCGACCTCGATGTCCTCCGGGAGAATCCGGCGGGCGAGCCGCGCGAAGCCGCCGACCAGCTCGCCCAGGGGCACCGCGCGCAACTCGATGGCCTGCTGACGGCTGAAGGCCAGCAGGTTGCGCGTGAGCTCGGCCGCCCGGCGCGCGGCCTGGTGGATCGTCTCGAGCTCCTCCGCGTGCGCCCCATCGGCGGGCAACTCCGCCGACAGCAGCTCGTGGGAGGCGAGGATGGTGGTGAGCAGGTTGTTGAAGTCGTGCGCGACGCCGCCGGCCAGATGCCCCACGGCTTCCATCTTCTGCGCCTGCCTGAGCTGCGCCTCCAGCGCCTTGCGCTCGCTGATGTCGCGTATGGCCGATTGCGTTCCGATCGGGCGGCCGGACCGGTCCCTCAGCGGCACGACGTCCACCTCCAGCCAGAGCCGCCTCCCGTCGTGACCGATGCCCTCGAACTCGTACGTGCCGGGCACGGCCTCACCGCGCAGCCGGCGGTCGTGCCGTTCCCGCAGTCGTTCCCGCCATTCCGGTGCGACGTAGTCGCCGAGCGTGAGATGACGCAGCTGCGACCGCTCGAAGCCGAACAGGGCGAGGAACTGGTCGTTCGCGAAGGTGATGTTGCCCGCGACGTCGTCGCGGATCAGGGCGTCGTGCATGTGCTCGACCAGCTGGCGGAACTGCTCTTCGCTCTCTCGCGACGCCTGTTCGGCCCGCTTGCGCTCCACGGCCATGGCGATCTCCGCGGACACGAACTGGAGGAGATCGAGATCTCCCGTCGAGTAGCGCACGCCCTCCTCGTAGGTCTGCACCACCAGGATGCCCGTGGTCTTCCCGGCCGCGACGAGCGGCACGCCGAGCCAGTCCAGGGACGGGGCGCCGATCAGCTCCACCTCTCCGCGGCGCTCGAGCTCGCGGCTCACCTCCGGAGTGGCCAGCAACGGCCGGCCCGTCCGCAGCACGTACTCCGTCAGGCCTCGGCCCGGCGGCTTGGGCGCGGGAGTGTCGTCGTACTGGTCCTGGAAATAGGGGAAGCTGAGGGTGTCGGTCTCGGCATCGTACAGCGCGATGTAGAAGTTTCGCGCCGGCATCAGCTCGCCCACGATCCGGTGCAGCGCCGCGAACAGATCCTGCAGGCTGACCACGGTGTGCGCCGCCTCGGAGATGCGGAAGATCGCGTGCTGCACCAGCTCCGCTCGCCTGCGCTCGGTGATGTCCCGGATGGCGACGACGCGCAACTGCCGGCCCTGGTACGGGAGCGGACGTCCCTGGACTTCGACGTGGAACGTGGAGCCGTCCTTGCGTCGCGCCCTCTGCTCGGACGGGCCCATCGGCCCCGACCGCATGCGCTCGGCCACGTTGGCCGTGTCTTCGGGAGCCACGAAATCGAAGACCGATCTCCCGATCACCTCGTCTCGCGTGTACCCCAGCATCGCGGCCAGGTCCTCGTTGCAGTCTACGACCCGGCCGTCCTCCAGGAGGCCGATCCCCTCCAGGGCCGCCTCGAGCATCAGGCGGAAGCGCGCCTCGCTCTCGCGCAGTGCCTTCTCGGTGGCCCGGCGCTCGGTGACGTCGCGAACGATGCCGATCTCGCCAACCACGCGCCCGTCTTCGACGTAGGGGGCGCTATGGACCTCGCCGAGCCGGTAGTCGCCCGCCCGGGTCCTGACCCGCAACTCGTAGGGCGGCACGCTCTCACCCCTGCACGTGGCCTCGTACCGGGCGGCGGCTTCGGGCAGATCCTCCGGATGAACGAGCTCCGCGAACGACCGGCCGACCCACTCGTTGACCGACCACCCCGTGAGCAACCCGAACGCCGTGCTCAGAAACTCGATCGTCCCGTGAGCGCCGCGGAGCCTGTACATGCCATCGGGCACGGACTCCCAGGGGAGGCCGGCGCGCACCTTCGGCTGCGCTGCCTCCTTGCGCTTCCCGGGCTTCGTGCCCCCACGCGGTCTCGTCGGCATCCAATACCCCCGCCACAGCGTGCCCAGCTACGGTGCGAATCGGCACAGCCGACCGCCAGGTGACGGCCAGGATCGGGATGGCGTCGTCATCCGAAGGACGGGTAACTGCAAGGCGAGTGCCAGCACGAGGAGTGCCGACCCCTTGGCCCGCCATCGCATCATCAACTCGAACAACGACTTGCAGCTCGAGCGTCCGGCCGGTCTGGTGGCGGCGCCCGAGGCGCCGTACGTTGGCCCCCATGCCGGCCACATACCGCCTCGACCTGGGAAACCGGGTGGTCTGGAGTCGCGCCTGGGGCGCATTGACGGACGAGGAGCTTCAGGCACATTCGCGGGCACTCCGGGCGGACCCGCGGTTCGAGCCGAGCTTCCGTCAGTTGCAAGACCTCACCGACGTCGGCGAGCCGCGCGTCACCCCCAAGGGGCTCCTCGTCCTCGCGCAGATCAATCCATTCGGGGAGCATGCCCGTCGCGCCGTCCTCGTGGCCACGGACATCATTTTCGGACTGGCGCGGATGCACGAGATGCTGCGGGGCGAGGCAGGGGACGAGCTGCAGGTGTTCCGCGACCGGGCGGCGGCACTGGAGTGGCTGGGTCTCCCCCCGAACTGGACTCCGCCCGCAGCTGCCCTCGCCGACCCGCTCTTCCAATCCGGGTCACCGGATCGCTAGCAGCTCGCCAAAGACATTCGGAGCGCGGGCACAATCACGGGTCGGAAACCGCGAGCAACGGCAGTCAGTCGGCCCAACGAATCACTCGCCCCACCTACCACACGACCGGGACCAGTCGGTAGCGCGTCCGGGTGCAGTACTCCTCGTAGCCCGGCAACTCGCGGCTGATGCACGATGGTGAGACGCGGGTCAGCCATCGCCTCGCCAAAGGACAGCCCTCATAGCGCCTGTGCGAGGGCCCGCCAGGCTGTCATTTCTGCTTCTCCGGACCCGCCGCGAGCGGTGGGCGATTGCGCACTTGAGCAAGCGTGCGCTCAGCGAAGTCGAGCCGCTCCTGTACGTCGGCCAGTTCCTGGCGGAGTTGGGCGACTTCATCAGAGAGAGACTCGGGTGCGGCACCGTCGCCGGTCCCAGCCCTGACCTTCGCCTCCTCGATCCGAAGCTGCTGGAGTTTGACCAGTCGGTTGGAAACGATGGCGACGATGGGAATGGCAAGAGCGAGGACGGGGATGAGAAGGGCCAGCGTGCCGTTATCCATGAGTGCGCTCAAGGCAGAGGTCTAGCGTCCCCTCCGGAGCTGGGCCGAGATGCAGCGCCGGAGACTGGCGGCAAGATACGTCGCTCGGAACAGGACTGGAACGGCAGCCGATCGACCGGCTCGGCGAGCCAGACGGACTGCAACCCAAGCAGCCTGCCGGTCAT
This Gemmatimonadales bacterium DNA region includes the following protein-coding sequences:
- a CDS encoding PAS domain S-box protein, whose protein sequence is MPTRPRGGTKPGKRKEAAQPKVRAGLPWESVPDGMYRLRGAHGTIEFLSTAFGLLTGWSVNEWVGRSFAELVHPEDLPEAAARYEATCRGESVPPYELRVRTRAGDYRLGEVHSAPYVEDGRVVGEIGIVRDVTERRATEKALRESEARFRLMLEAALEGIGLLEDGRVVDCNEDLAAMLGYTRDEVIGRSVFDFVAPEDTANVAERMRSGPMGPSEQRARRKDGSTFHVEVQGRPLPYQGRQLRVVAIRDITERRRAELVQHAIFRISEAAHTVVSLQDLFAALHRIVGELMPARNFYIALYDAETDTLSFPYFQDQYDDTPAPKPPGRGLTEYVLRTGRPLLATPEVSRELERRGEVELIGAPSLDWLGVPLVAAGKTTGILVVQTYEEGVRYSTGDLDLLQFVSAEIAMAVERKRAEQASRESEEQFRQLVEHMHDALIRDDVAGNITFANDQFLALFGFERSQLRHLTLGDYVAPEWRERLRERHDRRLRGEAVPGTYEFEGIGHDGRRLWLEVDVVPLRDRSGRPIGTQSAIRDISERKALEAQLRQAQKMEAVGHLAGGVAHDFNNLLTTILASHELLSAELPADGAHAEELETIHQAARRAAELTRNLLAFSRQQAIELRAVPLGELVGGFARLARRILPEDIEVAVQVGTPDSVVHADSGAVEQMLMNLVTNSRDAMPGGGTLRLAVGREVLDEEFRRAHGWGKPGDYVVLTVADTGRGMEPKTLQRIFEPFFTTKPVGAGTGLGMAMVYGLVKQHDGFINVTSEPGQGTTVRIYFPALAESASPAPVVAASATRGGDETILLVEDDATLKRTATRVLEKYGYTVTTAADGLDALNIIRTGQAAPDLIISDVVMPHVSGPQLLSALRDAGATPRMLFTSGYATRDVRERALLESGVPFLSKPWTIAELLRKVREVLEAPPAG